In a genomic window of Polypterus senegalus isolate Bchr_013 chromosome 13, ASM1683550v1, whole genome shotgun sequence:
- the pfdn1 gene encoding prefoldin subunit 1 isoform X2, with protein sequence MAAPVDLELKKAFAELQAKVIDTQQKVKLADLQIEQLNRMKKHAHLTDSEIGSLPEETRMYEGVGRMFILQPKKVIHSQLVEKQKGADEKIKELEIFNSVKSSLT encoded by the exons GCTTTTGCAGAACTCCAGGCCAAGGTGATCGACACCCAGCAGAAGGTGAAACTAGCAGACTTGCAGATTGAACAGCTGAACCGCATGAAGAAACATGCACATCTGACGGATTCAGAAATCGGCTCCCTCCCAGAAGAGACGCGCATGTATGAAGGAGTGGGTCGAAT gtttATTCTACAACCTAAAAAGGTAATCCATAGTCAACTTGTAGAGAAGCAGAAAGGTGCAGATGAGAAAATCAAAGAACTAGAG ATATTTAACAGCGTCAAATCAAGTTTAACATGA